Proteins from one Phytoactinopolyspora mesophila genomic window:
- a CDS encoding HEAT repeat domain-containing protein, translating into MLIGEVARLSGVSARMLRHYESLGLVAPSGRTTAGYRVYSADDLRRLLYIESLRSLGLSLGDIRHVLEDPGFTPSALIDELIAATTDRIAREEKLLSRLEQVRSASPADWTDVLPTIALLRGLDSEDASRRQRAALASSLGVTAPARLLVEALLAESDPNVAGALRWALARSDENGLDALRPALEAPSPEVRRRAVDAIADITSDETTTLLIEALDDSDGAVRARAALALGVRGESQSVPSLIAMVVDGTNDVEASETLGTLALRHGLTDRITQAVTGQLEHAGVDEPARVRLVHTLAELPGPAANHALTELAQDAQQRVALTARAILLSSPVVDGQDV; encoded by the coding sequence ATGCTCATCGGTGAGGTCGCACGGCTGTCGGGGGTCAGCGCCCGGATGCTGCGGCACTACGAGTCGCTGGGACTCGTCGCACCCAGCGGGCGCACCACTGCCGGCTACCGGGTGTACTCCGCAGACGACCTCCGACGGCTGCTCTACATCGAGAGCCTGAGGTCGCTGGGATTGTCGCTGGGTGATATCCGGCATGTCCTGGAGGACCCCGGCTTCACGCCGTCGGCCCTCATCGATGAGCTCATCGCGGCTACGACAGACCGCATCGCCCGCGAGGAGAAACTCCTCAGCCGGCTCGAACAGGTCCGCTCGGCCAGTCCAGCCGATTGGACAGACGTATTGCCCACCATCGCGCTCCTGCGCGGGCTGGACTCCGAGGACGCATCCCGGCGACAACGAGCGGCGCTCGCCTCGTCGCTGGGCGTGACGGCTCCGGCCAGGCTGCTCGTGGAGGCGCTGCTGGCAGAGTCCGATCCGAACGTGGCCGGAGCCCTGCGCTGGGCGTTGGCCCGCTCGGACGAGAACGGACTGGACGCCTTGCGGCCCGCGCTGGAAGCGCCGAGCCCGGAGGTGCGCCGGCGTGCCGTTGATGCCATCGCCGACATCACCTCGGATGAAACAACCACGTTGCTCATCGAGGCTCTCGACGATTCGGACGGGGCAGTGCGCGCTCGAGCGGCCCTGGCGCTCGGTGTGCGCGGCGAATCCCAGTCGGTTCCGTCGCTCATCGCGATGGTGGTCGACGGCACCAACGACGTCGAGGCATCGGAGACGTTGGGCACGCTGGCCCTTCGCCATGGGCTCACGGATCGGATCACCCAGGCGGTCACCGGACAGCTCGAGCACGCCGGTGTCGATGAGCCGGCACGGGTGCGGCTGGTGCATACACTCGCCGAGCTTCCCGGGCCGGCCGCCAACCATGCCCTGACCGAGCTCGCCCAGGACGCGCAGCAGCGGGTCGCGCTCACGGCCAGGGCCATCCTGCTCTCGTCGCCCGTCGTCGACGGTCAGGACGTGTAG
- a CDS encoding SWIM zinc finger family protein yields MNSWFPPAAKPKPVENGIKARSKRGAIAQTWWSERFIQVLESIVVGGRLQRGRTYARKGQVIELAIDAGEVTATVQGSRAEPYRARVGLAAFEPGAWARVDEVLAGDAWYTAKLLAGEMPADIEEVFTSLGMSLFPASAGDLSMTCSCPDWSVPCKHLAAVFYLLAEAFDDDPFAILAWRGRERDDLLKALSALRNGPAAARDTAAADATAGSTAAGGAAAGGAVPLTECLDSFFAAPRPAPRRTPVPAPSDAVLDQLPAIGVTVRDISLVDLLRPAYRALGRGQPAMDDPEDPLR; encoded by the coding sequence GTGAATAGCTGGTTTCCGCCCGCGGCCAAGCCGAAGCCGGTCGAGAACGGGATCAAGGCACGCAGCAAACGCGGCGCCATCGCACAAACCTGGTGGTCAGAGCGGTTCATTCAGGTGCTGGAATCGATCGTCGTCGGCGGACGGCTACAGCGCGGGCGGACGTACGCCCGCAAGGGGCAGGTCATCGAACTGGCCATCGACGCCGGCGAGGTCACGGCCACGGTCCAAGGCAGCAGGGCCGAGCCGTACCGGGCCCGTGTCGGACTCGCCGCGTTCGAGCCCGGTGCGTGGGCCCGGGTGGACGAGGTCCTGGCCGGCGACGCCTGGTACACCGCCAAGCTGCTGGCCGGTGAGATGCCGGCGGACATCGAAGAGGTGTTCACCTCGCTGGGCATGTCGCTCTTCCCGGCCAGCGCCGGCGATCTCTCGATGACCTGCAGCTGCCCGGACTGGTCGGTGCCCTGTAAACATCTGGCCGCTGTGTTCTACCTGCTGGCCGAGGCATTCGACGACGATCCGTTCGCCATCCTCGCCTGGCGCGGACGCGAACGCGACGACCTGCTGAAGGCGTTGTCCGCCCTGCGCAATGGCCCGGCCGCTGCCAGAGATACCGCTGCCGCTGACGCCACCGCCGGAAGTACAGCCGCGGGAGGTGCCGCGGCGGGAGGCGCCGTGCCGCTCACGGAGTGCCTGGATTCCTTCTTCGCCGCCCCGCGCCCCGCCCCACGCCGCACGCCTGTGCCGGCGCCCAGCGACGCCGTACTCGACCAACTCCCCGCCATCGGCGTGACAGTGCGGGACATCTCCCTGGTTGATCTTCTCCGCCCGGCCTACCGGGCCCTCGGCCGCGGGCAGCCTGCCATGGACGACCCCGAAGACCCGCTTCGATAG
- a CDS encoding HNH endonuclease signature motif containing protein → MIEGDESAARPAHALARVLDAAEAAFDQALDVDAALVGDDDLPEVLARCHALAARQAELFLRVLADADTRDLGRRLGASSTTAWMRDALNIRPGVAKSLVDLAHRLTPPAEPGDYAATPDAGAWAGAMPATRAGLTAGEVSLDHATVIAKTMAQLPADISTEDAARAEADLAAFAKEHDPATLQRLAAHLLHVLSTESLEGREERAQRKRRLRLIDNGDGTVRITGLLSTEGAATVRTALDPLAAPQPGENGEHDSRAPDQRLADALIELCQRHLQAGTLPTNHGHAPQLLLLAELSTLLGTTGASSRACDTTGHNNSRGPKAGRTTEGNCDSKDRCEPCTTEPSCTTRASCADQPHSADKDRSDPRTTEPGCADNSHNGDSSHSGGNARGAGKLRSGNKGDCPNGDGIDTGLRDGQYGRDPAFAHAGHTRSPRPARQWLRDTWAHRFGVAPAELGWGGPISTETLRRISCDASVTPVLVDPHGVPLRVGRAERIVTPGIWTALVARDRGCAFPTCTRPPAWCHAHHIRHWADGGGTDLENMVLLCAHHHRVIHHGGWEVHIGPDGHPVFVPPPWVDPDRTARRNTRPRHDHQPPPSGEHQRESDGQRTRRHRTRPPPPDT, encoded by the coding sequence ATGATCGAAGGTGATGAATCCGCAGCTCGCCCAGCCCACGCCTTGGCCCGGGTGCTGGACGCAGCTGAGGCTGCCTTCGACCAAGCCCTCGACGTAGACGCCGCACTCGTGGGCGACGACGACCTTCCGGAGGTTCTCGCTCGATGCCACGCCCTGGCTGCCCGCCAGGCCGAGCTGTTCCTCCGGGTCCTCGCCGATGCCGACACTCGGGATCTCGGTCGCCGCCTAGGCGCGTCCTCTACCACTGCCTGGATGCGCGATGCCCTCAACATCCGCCCCGGCGTCGCGAAATCGTTGGTGGATCTGGCCCATCGGCTCACGCCCCCAGCCGAGCCAGGAGACTACGCCGCTACCCCTGACGCCGGCGCGTGGGCTGGGGCCATGCCGGCCACCCGGGCGGGACTCACCGCCGGTGAGGTGTCGCTGGACCACGCCACCGTCATCGCCAAGACCATGGCCCAGCTTCCCGCGGATATCAGCACCGAGGACGCCGCCCGCGCCGAGGCCGATCTGGCCGCGTTCGCCAAGGAGCACGACCCAGCCACACTGCAGCGCCTGGCCGCTCACCTGCTGCATGTGTTGTCGACCGAAAGCCTCGAAGGCCGTGAAGAACGCGCCCAGCGCAAGCGTCGCCTGCGTCTGATCGACAATGGCGATGGCACGGTCCGCATCACCGGCCTGCTTTCCACTGAGGGCGCCGCCACCGTCCGGACCGCACTCGACCCGCTCGCAGCACCCCAGCCGGGCGAGAACGGCGAGCATGATTCCCGTGCGCCCGACCAACGCCTCGCCGACGCACTCATCGAGCTCTGCCAACGCCACCTCCAAGCAGGTACCCTGCCCACCAACCACGGACACGCACCCCAACTCCTCCTACTCGCCGAGCTGTCCACCCTGCTCGGCACCACCGGCGCCAGCTCCCGCGCATGTGATACCACCGGCCACAACAACAGCCGCGGCCCCAAAGCCGGCCGGACCACGGAAGGCAACTGCGATAGCAAGGACCGCTGCGAGCCGTGCACCACCGAACCCAGCTGCACCACCAGAGCCAGCTGCGCCGACCAGCCCCACAGCGCCGACAAGGACCGCAGCGACCCGCGCACCACGGAACCCGGTTGCGCCGACAACTCCCACAACGGCGACAGCTCCCACAGCGGCGGGAACGCACGCGGCGCCGGAAAGCTGCGCAGCGGCAACAAGGGCGACTGTCCCAACGGCGACGGCATCGACACCGGCCTCCGTGACGGACAATACGGGCGCGACCCAGCCTTTGCCCACGCCGGTCACACCCGTTCGCCCAGACCGGCGCGGCAGTGGTTGCGGGACACATGGGCCCACCGCTTCGGTGTCGCGCCGGCGGAGCTCGGCTGGGGTGGCCCGATCTCCACCGAGACGCTGCGGCGCATCAGCTGCGACGCCAGCGTCACCCCGGTGCTGGTGGATCCGCACGGTGTCCCGTTGCGGGTCGGGCGCGCCGAGCGCATTGTCACGCCGGGGATCTGGACCGCGCTCGTAGCCCGCGACCGCGGCTGCGCGTTCCCCACCTGCACCCGGCCGCCCGCCTGGTGTCACGCCCACCACATCCGGCACTGGGCTGATGGCGGCGGTACCGATCTGGAAAACATGGTGCTGTTGTGCGCACATCACCACCGGGTGATCCACCACGGCGGCTGGGAGGTACACATCGGACCGGACGGACACCCCGTGTTCGTCCCACCACCATGGGTAGATCCCGATCGGACCGCCAGGCGGAACACCCGGCCCCGCCATGACCACCAGCCTCCGCCATCCGGTGAACACCAACGCGAAAGCGACGGGCAACGCACTCGGCGACACAGAACGCGGCCGCCGCCACCGGATACCTGA
- a CDS encoding HEAT repeat domain-containing protein, translated as MNSSQQPMYAARLREALNDTRPSVRLQAAMAAGTRPDPADLDVLVEQCAVEPEFFVRDMLTWLLTRLPASLTVPRLLTEAGSTAAQARSQALHTLSKIGDPRGWAAITPARLRDSDDDVARSAWRAAAILVPPGNEPALADELVAQLGRGDRDVQLSLTRALVALADAAAPALREATAHPDPRVRTHALATERFREDPDAGFDLAVAEALRLDALASVASES; from the coding sequence ATGAACTCGTCACAGCAGCCGATGTACGCTGCGCGCCTGCGAGAAGCCCTGAACGACACCCGGCCGTCCGTACGTTTGCAAGCTGCTATGGCCGCAGGCACCCGCCCGGACCCAGCCGATCTCGATGTCCTCGTGGAGCAATGCGCGGTGGAGCCGGAGTTTTTCGTGCGCGACATGCTCACCTGGTTGTTGACGCGGCTACCTGCGTCGCTGACCGTACCGAGACTTCTCACCGAGGCTGGCAGCACAGCGGCGCAGGCGCGGAGCCAGGCGTTGCATACCCTGTCGAAGATCGGCGATCCCAGAGGGTGGGCGGCGATCACACCCGCGCGGCTGCGAGATAGTGACGACGACGTAGCGCGCAGCGCCTGGCGCGCAGCCGCCATCCTCGTGCCGCCGGGAAACGAGCCAGCGCTCGCGGACGAGCTGGTGGCACAACTCGGCCGTGGCGACCGAGACGTGCAGCTGAGCCTGACCCGCGCACTGGTCGCGCTAGCCGATGCGGCGGCGCCGGCGTTGCGCGAGGCCACGGCGCATCCCGATCCTCGGGTGCGCACACACGCGCTGGCCACCGAGCGGTTCAGGGAGGATCCCGACGCCGGGTTCGATCTCGCGGTCGCCGAGGCGCTACGCCTCGACGCCCTGGCATCCGTGGCTTCCGAGAGCTGA
- a CDS encoding MerR family transcriptional regulator: protein MQTYTPAQVVEHSGFSHDTLRYYERIGLLHGIARTSGGQRIFTEDDLGWLGILKCLRDTGMPIAQMLQFAELCRQGDETITSRVELLEQHDQAVEEEIAHLRTQQRYIRNKIQWYKTASPAAHEFASA, encoded by the coding sequence GTGCAGACCTACACCCCGGCGCAAGTCGTCGAACACAGCGGATTCAGCCATGACACGCTGCGCTACTACGAGCGGATCGGGCTACTACACGGGATCGCCCGCACGTCTGGCGGGCAACGCATCTTCACCGAGGACGACCTCGGCTGGCTCGGCATCCTCAAGTGCCTGCGTGACACCGGGATGCCGATCGCCCAGATGCTCCAGTTCGCCGAACTCTGCCGCCAGGGCGACGAGACCATCACTTCCCGCGTCGAGTTGCTCGAACAGCATGATCAGGCGGTCGAGGAAGAGATCGCCCATCTGCGCACGCAACAGCGGTATATCCGCAACAAGATCCAGTGGTACAAGACGGCCTCGCCGGCCGCGCATGAGTTCGCCAGCGCCTAG
- a CDS encoding DEAD/DEAH box helicase, with protein sequence MLAVHGFWSPRLGLCLWAENSEHPVTSASRATRRARPHPFAASADQLAGHHPGKPTTTTLVLPSTRTAPLDSPELVRATPRRASSRPPGLLGWTVPVVCFTPPEALSVLDQRADDVRYGASVSYLADLIAFSGELTERGRVLPELVDAPDGYLARWRPVIQGPDIAAVHALAAAMPPAWRAETDDPAETGGHDPAELLHDALRALVDASVRERLAATGTSLLDPLATRRGRRPRRTPIVETWLDALTSSDGRFTADPDDAAWLTRELAGWADVGTGQSGPARATFRLTEAPQSGPTLFDQAADGEAADEQATTVQADEDPPGHDPENVEAGADGQRWRLEFFLQSVDDPSLLVPAEQVWDGGEELHRWLDRADQLLLGELGRASTMYPELSGALRRARPSALELDAEGAYSFLSTKAGVLAQAGFGVLLPSWWTKPRRVGLRASAHTPTDGVVAAGQLGRGQLMEFEWQLAVGDDPLTGDELAALASAKAPLVKLRGEWVAVDPDQLRRGLEFLGRQPAEPQHKTVTEVLALAAGDPAAADTPLAVTSVHADGWVGDLLSGVAERTLAPVAPPETFHAELRPYQERGLSWLAFLSGLGLGACLADDMGLGKTIQLLALESLQRAEDPDMEPTLLVCPMSLVGNWQREAARFAPSLTVYAHHGAGRPRGTELDARLAAADLVVTTYQTAVRDAEDLHARRWARVVLDEAQAIKNSRSRAAVVVRQFQAHQRVALTGTPMENRLSELWSVMDFLNPGVLGSAEQFRSRYAVPVERYGQAEQAERLRAITRPYILRRLKTDPEIIDDLPEKLEIKQYYQLTSEQASLYQAVVDEMMDKIENTDGIERRGNVLATMAKLKQVCNHPAQLLHDHSEVGRRSGKVTRLEEVLDEILAEGDRVLCFTQYTEFAELLLPHLSARFQQDVLYLHGGTPKKRRDEMVERFQSGDGPAIFLLSLKAGGTGLNLTAANHVLHLDRWWNPAVENQATDRAFRIGQKRNVQVRKFVCVGTLEEKIDDMIEDKKALAEMVVSDGERWLTELSTSALRDVFALSGEAVGE encoded by the coding sequence ATGCTTGCCGTGCATGGCTTCTGGTCTCCGCGGCTCGGCCTGTGTCTGTGGGCCGAGAACAGCGAGCATCCGGTCACCAGCGCGAGCCGGGCCACACGTCGTGCCCGGCCGCACCCGTTTGCCGCTTCGGCCGATCAGCTCGCCGGGCATCACCCTGGCAAACCGACCACCACCACGCTGGTGTTGCCCTCCACGCGCACCGCGCCGCTGGACTCACCCGAACTGGTGCGCGCCACACCTCGCCGCGCCTCCAGCCGCCCGCCCGGTCTGCTCGGCTGGACCGTGCCGGTGGTCTGCTTCACTCCCCCGGAAGCACTGTCCGTGCTCGACCAGCGTGCTGACGACGTCCGCTACGGGGCATCGGTGTCGTATCTCGCCGACCTCATCGCCTTTTCGGGTGAACTGACCGAGCGCGGCCGCGTTCTCCCCGAACTCGTTGACGCCCCGGACGGATACCTGGCCCGCTGGCGGCCCGTCATCCAGGGCCCGGACATCGCCGCGGTCCACGCACTAGCCGCGGCGATGCCTCCCGCGTGGCGGGCCGAGACCGACGATCCTGCGGAGACCGGTGGGCACGATCCGGCCGAACTGCTCCACGATGCGCTGAGGGCTCTGGTCGACGCTTCGGTGCGCGAACGGCTGGCCGCCACCGGCACGTCGTTACTCGATCCGCTTGCGACGCGGCGTGGCCGTCGCCCTCGGCGCACCCCCATCGTCGAGACCTGGCTCGACGCGTTGACCAGTTCGGACGGGAGATTCACCGCCGATCCCGACGACGCCGCCTGGCTCACGCGCGAACTTGCCGGCTGGGCCGACGTCGGCACCGGGCAGAGCGGCCCCGCACGCGCGACGTTCCGGCTCACCGAGGCACCTCAATCCGGCCCCACGCTGTTCGACCAAGCCGCCGACGGCGAAGCCGCGGATGAGCAGGCCACCACGGTCCAGGCGGACGAAGATCCCCCCGGCCACGACCCAGAGAACGTCGAGGCAGGAGCGGACGGCCAACGTTGGCGGCTGGAATTCTTCCTGCAGTCGGTCGACGACCCGAGTCTGCTCGTCCCCGCCGAACAGGTATGGGACGGCGGCGAAGAACTACACCGCTGGCTCGACCGGGCCGATCAGCTGCTCCTGGGTGAGCTGGGCCGGGCCAGCACCATGTACCCGGAGCTGTCCGGGGCGCTGCGCCGAGCCCGGCCGTCGGCGCTCGAACTCGACGCCGAAGGCGCGTACAGCTTCCTCTCCACGAAAGCCGGGGTGCTGGCCCAAGCCGGGTTCGGCGTGCTGCTGCCGTCGTGGTGGACGAAACCTCGGCGGGTCGGGTTGCGTGCCTCCGCGCACACCCCGACCGACGGCGTCGTCGCCGCTGGTCAGCTCGGCCGCGGCCAGCTCATGGAATTCGAGTGGCAACTGGCCGTCGGCGACGACCCACTCACCGGGGACGAGCTCGCTGCCCTGGCGTCGGCCAAGGCGCCCCTGGTCAAGCTGCGCGGGGAGTGGGTCGCCGTCGATCCCGATCAGCTCAGGCGCGGGCTGGAGTTTCTCGGTCGCCAGCCTGCCGAGCCGCAACACAAAACAGTCACTGAGGTGCTCGCTCTCGCCGCCGGCGACCCCGCTGCGGCCGACACTCCGCTCGCCGTCACGTCGGTCCACGCCGATGGGTGGGTGGGTGATCTGCTCTCCGGCGTCGCGGAACGGACGCTGGCGCCGGTCGCCCCGCCGGAGACGTTCCACGCCGAGCTGCGTCCGTATCAGGAACGCGGCCTGTCCTGGCTGGCTTTCCTGTCCGGACTCGGGCTCGGCGCCTGCCTCGCGGACGACATGGGACTCGGCAAGACCATTCAACTGCTGGCGCTGGAGTCGCTTCAGCGGGCCGAGGATCCAGATATGGAGCCGACGTTGCTGGTCTGCCCGATGTCTTTGGTGGGCAACTGGCAACGGGAGGCCGCCAGGTTCGCGCCGTCGCTGACCGTCTACGCCCACCACGGAGCCGGACGACCGCGCGGCACCGAACTCGACGCCCGGCTGGCGGCGGCGGATCTCGTCGTCACCACGTATCAGACGGCGGTTCGCGATGCCGAGGACCTGCATGCCCGGCGATGGGCGCGCGTCGTGCTCGACGAAGCACAGGCGATCAAGAACAGCCGGTCCCGGGCGGCCGTCGTCGTCCGCCAGTTCCAGGCCCACCAGCGGGTGGCTCTCACCGGGACACCCATGGAGAACCGGCTCTCCGAACTCTGGTCGGTGATGGACTTTCTCAACCCCGGAGTGCTCGGCTCCGCCGAGCAGTTCCGTTCCCGGTACGCCGTGCCGGTGGAACGCTACGGCCAGGCGGAGCAGGCCGAACGGCTACGTGCCATCACCCGGCCCTACATCCTGCGCCGGCTCAAGACCGATCCGGAGATCATCGACGATCTGCCGGAGAAGCTGGAGATCAAGCAGTACTACCAGCTCACCAGCGAACAGGCGTCGCTGTACCAGGCGGTCGTCGACGAGATGATGGACAAGATCGAGAACACCGACGGCATCGAACGACGCGGCAACGTCCTCGCCACGATGGCCAAACTCAAACAGGTATGCAACCATCCGGCGCAGCTACTGCACGACCACTCCGAGGTCGGGCGGCGATCCGGCAAGGTCACCCGCCTGGAAGAGGTTCTCGACGAGATCCTCGCCGAGGGTGACCGCGTCCTGTGCTTCACCCAATACACCGAGTTCGCCGAACTCCTCCTCCCCCACCTGTCCGCCCGGTTCCAGCAGGACGTGCTCTATCTACACGGCGGCACACCGAAGAAACGCCGCGACGAGATGGTCGAGCGGTTCCAATCCGGCGACGGCCCGGCCATCTTTCTGCTCTCGCTGAAAGCCGGAGGCACCGGGCTGAACCTCACCGCGGCCAACCACGTCCTCCATCTCGACCGGTGGTGGAATCCCGCCGTGGAGAACCAGGCGACCGACCGCGCGTTCCGGATCGGCCAGAAACGCAACGTGCAGGTGCGAAAGTTCGTCTGCGTCGGCACTCTCGAGGAGAAGATCGACGACATGATCGAGGACAAGAAGGCCCTGGCGGAAATGGTGGTCAGCGATGGCGAACGCTGGCTGACCGAACTGTCCACCAGCGCGTTGCGCGACGTCTTCGCCCTGTCCGGGGAGGCCGTCGGTGAATAG